The following are encoded in a window of Candidatus Limnocylindrales bacterium genomic DNA:
- a CDS encoding polysaccharide biosynthesis/export family protein, which yields MKNWIKLVVLFATIFLAVFSDNFWVCAADEYVLGEGDIIEVIVRRNPDLSRDFTIRPDGKITFPLLGDIQASGFTASSLKEYLTKELEKYIQYPDVTVIVKDAKNYKISVLGGGVKSTIVSLQGPTPLLRVLLQLGLDQNANLKDAYIIRNNQRLPVDMYALVMKGDMSQNIIVEPNDTIFIPPIAIGPVNPGIPGSPTGAIVVGPSVQIVGEVKAPQTVPYREGLKILDVILQAGGLTDYASGNKVKVVRRKGDKVEEIKVKVKDILKGDISKNILLQPGDLIVVPKSFF from the coding sequence ATGAAAAACTGGATCAAATTGGTTGTTTTATTTGCCACAATCTTCTTGGCTGTTTTTTCGGATAATTTTTGGGTTTGTGCTGCAGATGAATATGTCCTTGGAGAGGGAGATATCATTGAAGTGATCGTCCGACGTAACCCGGACCTGAGCCGGGATTTCACCATTCGTCCCGATGGTAAAATCACGTTTCCTCTTTTGGGAGATATTCAGGCCAGCGGCTTCACGGCCAGTAGTCTGAAAGAATATCTGACTAAAGAACTCGAAAAGTATATCCAATATCCCGACGTAACGGTTATCGTAAAGGATGCCAAAAATTATAAGATTTCTGTTCTGGGGGGAGGCGTCAAATCAACCATTGTCAGCCTGCAAGGTCCAACCCCACTCCTTCGGGTCCTGCTTCAATTGGGCCTTGATCAGAATGCTAATTTGAAGGATGCTTATATTATCCGAAACAATCAAAGGCTTCCTGTTGATATGTATGCTTTGGTCATGAAAGGAGACATGAGCCAAAATATCATAGTTGAACCCAATGACACCATCTTCATCCCCCCGATTGCCATAGGTCCCGTAAATCCCGGAATCCCCGGCAGTCCTACCGGAGCTATCGTCGTAGGGCCCTCGGTTCAGATTGTCGGAGAAGTCAAAGCCCCTCAAACCGTTCCCTATCGGGAAGGATTAAAAATTTTAGATGTTATACTGCAGGCCGGAGGGCTTACAGACTATGCCAGCGGTAATAAGGTTAAAGTAGTTCGAAGGAAGGGGGATAAGGTTGAGGAAATTAAAGTGAAAGTTAAAGATATCTTAAAAGGGGATATTTCAAAAAATATCCTGCTTCAACCGGGAGATCTCATTGTGGTTCCTAAAAGCTTTTTTTAG
- a CDS encoding glycosyltransferase family 4 protein: MSSNNLKILTFTTLFPNHCFPLHGLFVKARMKEVAKLCELKVVAPVPWFPPFPFMKQYYPYSQVQREEWMENLHVSHPRFFLFPEVGKILDGLWIFLGAYGTIKKLQRRFPFDLIDAHYAYPDGYAGYLLARAFNKPYTITIRGSDINLLPRYPLRRRLIQKTLLKAGRIIAVCQALKEASIQLGIPKEKITVIPNGVDLFRFFPVNKQEARKVANLPLDRRIILSVGHLCERKGFHLLIDAMKELIKKGEEDLLLVIVGGNTHEGDFRKYLEERTIRQGLENHVLLAGPKPPDELRIWYSAADLFCLASSREGWPNVCFESLACGVPVIATRVWGTPEVICSPDYGLLVEERSVEALAAKIEQGLKTEWDSEKMVAYARQNTWQGVAGKVLEVFESVSKSR; the protein is encoded by the coding sequence ATGAGTTCAAATAACTTGAAAATCCTTACCTTTACAACCCTTTTTCCTAATCATTGTTTTCCTCTACATGGGCTTTTTGTTAAGGCCCGGATGAAGGAAGTGGCGAAATTGTGTGAATTAAAGGTTGTGGCACCGGTCCCCTGGTTTCCACCTTTTCCTTTCATGAAGCAGTACTATCCCTATTCCCAGGTCCAACGGGAGGAGTGGATGGAAAACCTGCACGTGAGCCATCCCCGTTTTTTCCTTTTCCCGGAGGTGGGAAAAATACTTGACGGACTCTGGATCTTCCTGGGGGCCTATGGTACGATCAAGAAATTACAACGCCGTTTCCCCTTTGATCTGATCGATGCACATTATGCGTACCCGGATGGATACGCAGGTTATTTGCTGGCCCGTGCCTTTAACAAACCTTATACCATAACCATCAGAGGAAGTGATATTAATCTCCTGCCCCGGTACCCTCTACGCCGTCGGCTTATTCAAAAAACCCTGTTAAAAGCAGGCCGGATTATCGCCGTCTGCCAGGCCCTTAAGGAAGCCTCTATCCAGTTAGGTATTCCGAAAGAGAAGATAACGGTTATCCCCAACGGCGTGGATTTGTTTAGATTCTTCCCGGTGAATAAGCAGGAAGCAAGAAAGGTAGCAAATCTACCCCTGGATAGGAGAATTATTCTCTCGGTAGGGCATCTGTGTGAACGGAAAGGGTTTCATTTGCTGATAGATGCCATGAAGGAATTAATCAAAAAAGGAGAGGAAGATCTTTTGCTGGTTATCGTAGGAGGTAATACCCATGAAGGGGATTTCAGAAAATATCTTGAGGAAAGGACTATCCGACAGGGACTTGAAAACCATGTTCTGCTTGCCGGTCCTAAACCACCCGATGAACTTCGTATCTGGTACAGTGCTGCAGATCTGTTCTGTTTAGCAAGTTCACGGGAAGGCTGGCCAAACGTTTGTTTTGAATCTCTCGCTTGTGGGGTCCCTGTTATCGCCACACGGGTCTGGGGCACTCCCGAGGTCATTTGCTCACCCGATTACGGGCTTCTCGTAGAGGAACGGAGTGTGGAAGCCCTTGCTGCAAAGATTGAACAGGGATTAAAAACCGAATGGGATTCCGAAAAGATGGTTGCCTACGCCCGTCAAAATACCTGGCAGGGTGTAGCCGGGAAGGTCCTGGAAGTTTTTGAATCGGTTTCAAAATCAAGATGA
- the prsR gene encoding PEP-CTERM-box response regulator transcription factor, with protein sequence MLTDQEKARILVVDDEEPIRKQIKWALSEEYHVLLAENEDIALKLLKTEKPHILLLDLGLSPSPGGEEGLELLQKAVEMSPQTKVIIVTSNESKENALKAIKMGAHDYYQKPINVEELKVIIRRAFHVQRLEQENLALQRKVEGESKFEDILGNCEQIREMFGLLKRVAPTNVTVLIYGESGTGKELVARAIHYQSLRRGKAFITINCGAIPENLLESELFGYEKGAFTGAYTTRKGKLEVADGGTVFLDEIGELSPLLQVKLLRFLQEREIERVGGRQPIKLDIRVLAATNRDLKKEVERGNFREDLYYRLSEVSITLPPLRERGDDIILLATHFLNKFSQEHKKAIRGFSKEAMRAMLEYEWPGNIRELENKIKRAIIMAQDKVILPQDLDLSTGTSSILTLQEVRERAERDLIIQALRRNKGNITQAAREIEVSRPTFHDLLKRYGINADEFK encoded by the coding sequence ATGCTAACAGATCAAGAAAAAGCCAGAATCTTAGTCGTAGATGACGAAGAACCCATCCGGAAACAGATCAAATGGGCCCTTTCCGAGGAATATCACGTCCTGCTGGCCGAAAATGAAGACATCGCCCTGAAACTCTTAAAAACCGAAAAACCCCACATCCTCCTGCTGGATCTGGGATTATCTCCCTCTCCGGGTGGTGAAGAGGGTCTGGAGTTGCTGCAAAAGGCCGTAGAGATGAGCCCTCAGACGAAGGTTATCATCGTGACCAGCAACGAATCCAAAGAAAATGCCCTCAAAGCCATCAAGATGGGGGCCCATGATTACTATCAGAAACCGATCAATGTGGAAGAGTTAAAGGTGATTATCCGGCGAGCGTTTCATGTGCAGAGATTAGAGCAAGAGAATTTGGCGTTGCAGCGGAAGGTGGAAGGGGAGAGCAAGTTTGAAGACATTCTGGGCAACTGTGAACAGATACGGGAGATGTTTGGATTATTGAAGCGGGTGGCACCGACGAATGTAACGGTCCTGATTTATGGGGAGAGTGGGACGGGGAAGGAGTTAGTAGCCCGGGCGATCCATTATCAGAGTTTAAGGCGTGGGAAGGCTTTTATAACGATTAATTGTGGGGCGATTCCTGAGAATTTGCTGGAGAGTGAGTTATTTGGTTATGAGAAGGGGGCATTTACAGGAGCGTATACGACACGGAAAGGGAAGCTTGAAGTGGCCGATGGGGGAACCGTTTTTTTAGATGAGATTGGGGAGTTGTCCCCTCTTTTGCAGGTAAAGCTGTTACGGTTTTTGCAGGAGCGGGAGATCGAACGGGTTGGAGGAAGACAGCCCATTAAACTGGATATTCGGGTGCTGGCAGCGACGAATAGAGATTTGAAGAAGGAAGTGGAGCGAGGAAACTTTCGAGAGGATCTGTACTATCGCCTGAGTGAAGTCTCCATAACTCTTCCTCCGTTACGGGAGCGCGGAGATGATATTATTTTGCTGGCGACCCATTTTTTGAATAAATTTAGCCAGGAGCATAAGAAGGCAATTCGAGGGTTTTCAAAGGAAGCGATGCGGGCCATGTTGGAGTATGAGTGGCCTGGAAACATACGGGAATTAGAGAATAAGATAAAACGCGCGATTATCATGGCTCAAGATAAAGTCATCCTGCCTCAGGACCTTGACCTCAGCACGGGAACCAGCTCTATTTTAACCCTGCAAGAAGTCCGGGAGCGAGCAGAAAGGGACCTGATTATTCAGGCATTACGGCGAAATAAAGGGAATATCACCCAGGCAGCTCGAGAGATAGAGGTCAGTCGACCCACTTTTCACGACCTGTTAAAACGATATGGAATCAACGCCGATGAGTTCAAATAA
- the prsK gene encoding XrtA/PEP-CTERM system histidine kinase PrsK, which produces MSSIGLIFSTFSLITCIGLALFVFSRNSKHIVNRSFSFGMLALAIIEFGNLMVSVSSSMASVLFWKRLALVGESLAAPNWLLFSLTFSRSNYPQLLTKWKWVILGVYLITFTFLAFIWSDGFVWALPEQSPGEFLFLGRVGYYFYIFFLLTSLSILVNLESTLRASTAVNRWKIKYTAVGVGAIFAFFIYLSSQYLLFSILNLGFLPAISGVIFISTVLIAFSLVRHRLLDVDVFVSRQVVYRSLAVSIVGVYLLILGLAGQLMRYIGGRESVSLPVLFTFITTLILVIVLLSENVRRKVKLYISQNFYKNKYDYREKWSEFTEGLSSKISLKELLPAIIDLLAKTIWVNYITLWLYDEEKNEFYLAKGMNISETSIKIKGNNSLIRYFKDTGALISTQDLDKDPRLSAIYEENKDFFKETKATVCLPLISGQTLVGLMTLSKELTTGTYTYADYELLKTIANQVASNILIAKLSQESIAAKQMETFHRLSSFVIHDIKNYIYMLSLVLQNATDQRMRDPEFQQDVLKMMSDLVSKMRDLTTKLSATPDKLKLEFKEENLNQLVEEIISKFQLSSYKKVTVVKDLGVVPQIKVDSEQIQNVLMNLLLNAAGAIEEKGEIRVRTSCEDGWITLAVSDNGRGMSREFIENSLFKPFKTTKKNGLGIGLYQCKTIIEAHGGKIEVESEEGKGSTFTIKLPK; this is translated from the coding sequence ATGTCATCTATCGGGCTTATTTTCTCTACATTCAGTCTTATAACCTGTATAGGGCTGGCTTTATTTGTATTTTCCAGAAATTCTAAGCATATCGTCAACCGAAGCTTTTCCTTTGGGATGCTGGCCTTAGCTATTATAGAATTCGGGAATTTAATGGTCTCTGTTTCCTCGTCGATGGCTTCAGTGCTTTTCTGGAAACGGCTGGCTTTGGTTGGAGAAAGCCTTGCGGCTCCTAACTGGTTGCTTTTTAGTCTAACTTTTTCCAGGAGTAATTATCCCCAACTCCTGACCAAATGGAAGTGGGTTATTCTGGGAGTGTATCTTATCACTTTCACTTTTCTTGCTTTTATCTGGTCTGATGGATTTGTCTGGGCCCTCCCGGAACAATCCCCTGGAGAATTTCTTTTCCTGGGTCGAGTTGGGTATTATTTTTACATTTTCTTCCTGCTTACTTCTCTAAGCATTCTGGTAAATTTAGAAAGTACCCTTCGTGCTTCAACTGCGGTGAATAGGTGGAAAATTAAATATACCGCCGTAGGAGTTGGAGCGATCTTTGCTTTTTTCATCTACCTGAGTAGCCAGTACCTCCTTTTCTCGATACTCAACCTGGGTTTTCTTCCGGCCATCTCGGGCGTTATCTTTATCTCTACGGTTCTGATTGCCTTCTCCCTTGTCCGACATAGACTTCTGGATGTAGACGTCTTCGTCTCCAGGCAAGTTGTTTACCGTTCCTTAGCCGTTTCAATCGTCGGTGTCTATCTCTTGATACTGGGACTCGCCGGCCAACTTATGCGATATATTGGCGGGAGAGAAAGCGTTTCTTTACCTGTTTTATTTACCTTTATCACAACTTTAATTTTGGTAATAGTTTTGCTATCGGAAAATGTTCGACGAAAAGTTAAACTTTATATCAGTCAAAATTTTTATAAAAACAAATATGACTACCGGGAAAAGTGGTCGGAATTTACCGAAGGGCTTAGTTCCAAAATATCCTTGAAGGAACTTCTCCCGGCTATTATCGATCTCCTGGCCAAAACCATATGGGTAAATTATATCACCCTCTGGCTCTATGATGAGGAGAAAAATGAATTCTATCTGGCCAAAGGCATGAACATCTCAGAAACCTCTATAAAGATAAAAGGAAATAACAGCCTCATCCGTTATTTCAAGGACACAGGGGCTTTGATAAGCACTCAAGACCTGGATAAGGATCCAAGACTTTCTGCTATTTATGAAGAAAATAAGGATTTTTTCAAAGAAACGAAGGCAACCGTTTGTCTGCCTTTGATAAGTGGACAAACCCTGGTCGGTTTGATGACCTTAAGTAAGGAGCTAACCACCGGAACTTATACCTACGCAGACTATGAACTTCTCAAGACTATCGCCAATCAAGTTGCCAGCAATATCCTTATTGCGAAGTTGTCTCAAGAATCCATTGCTGCAAAGCAAATGGAAACTTTTCATCGACTTTCTTCCTTCGTCATTCATGATATCAAAAATTATATTTATATGCTCTCTCTGGTTCTTCAAAATGCCACCGACCAGCGTATGCGGGATCCAGAATTTCAACAGGATGTACTCAAGATGATGTCGGATCTGGTTTCAAAAATGCGGGATCTGACCACCAAGCTCTCGGCGACGCCCGATAAGTTGAAGTTAGAATTTAAAGAGGAGAACCTTAATCAACTGGTCGAGGAGATTATTTCTAAATTTCAGTTAAGTAGCTATAAAAAAGTTACGGTTGTTAAAGACTTGGGGGTAGTTCCCCAGATAAAAGTGGATTCTGAGCAGATCCAGAATGTCCTGATGAACCTGTTATTGAATGCAGCAGGGGCTATAGAAGAAAAAGGTGAGATCCGGGTAAGAACCTCCTGTGAAGATGGATGGATTACCCTAGCAGTATCAGATAATGGCCGTGGGATGTCTCGAGAGTTTATAGAAAACTCTCTTTTCAAGCCTTTTAAAACAACCAAGAAAAATGGTTTGGGAATCGGATTGTATCAATGTAAAACCATTATAGAGGCCCATGGAGGAAAGATCGAAGTAGAAAGTGAAGAGGGAAAAGGAAGTACCTTTACAATAAAACTCCCGAAGTAA